In a single window of the Candidatus Persebacteraceae bacterium Df01 genome:
- a CDS encoding FAD-binding oxidoreductase, producing MELINSYYEASVSRPPSEPMLTGEVHADVCVIGGGFTGLSCALELAQAGRKVILLEAERVGWGASGRNGGQCICGYSTDALAGPARQAGVTEKYLFDLTREAISLLHARRQQYSIDCDWRSGYLLAAIHARHCRELEEHANTLTNRYHYPLRLLDLPETRAAIASRRYCGAMVDEQSGHLHPLKYVLGLSNAALASGVRLHEQSPALSVVDMGNNIEVKTAAGMVCCRQVVFAGNAYLEIAPRLRTRVMPASTCIGATAPLGAAAAENLIANQRAVCDMNFVIDYFRCSADTRLLFGGRVDYANRTPSDLAGCIRQRMEKVFPQLIGEKLDYVWGGAVAITINRFPDIGRQGNNVYYAQGFSGHGVALSGFAGKILADAIVGDTEKLDVFSRIRHRPFPGGNTFRTPLLVLAMLYYQLRDLFG from the coding sequence ATGGAATTAATTAACTCTTATTATGAGGCTAGTGTATCCCGACCGCCTTCGGAGCCGATGCTAACGGGTGAAGTGCATGCTGATGTATGCGTTATTGGTGGCGGTTTTACCGGTCTTTCCTGTGCATTGGAATTAGCGCAGGCTGGTCGGAAAGTTATATTGTTAGAGGCCGAACGGGTAGGGTGGGGCGCATCGGGGCGTAATGGCGGACAATGTATTTGTGGTTATTCCACCGACGCGCTTGCCGGTCCAGCTCGGCAAGCTGGTGTGACGGAGAAATATCTTTTTGATTTGACGCGTGAGGCAATTTCCTTGTTGCACGCTCGTAGGCAACAATATTCTATTGACTGTGACTGGCGTAGTGGCTATTTGCTGGCAGCTATTCACGCCCGCCATTGCCGAGAGTTAGAAGAGCACGCCAACACATTGACTAATCGTTATCACTATCCGTTGCGCTTGCTGGATTTGCCGGAAACACGTGCCGCTATTGCCAGCCGCCGTTATTGTGGTGCGATGGTGGATGAACAAAGCGGCCACTTGCATCCGCTCAAATATGTGTTGGGTCTTTCCAATGCGGCTCTTGCCTCCGGTGTGCGCCTGCACGAACAATCGCCAGCTTTATCGGTCGTTGATATGGGTAACAATATTGAAGTCAAAACAGCTGCAGGTATGGTGTGCTGCAGGCAAGTAGTTTTTGCTGGCAATGCTTATTTGGAAATCGCCCCTCGTTTGCGCACGCGTGTTATGCCGGCGAGTACGTGTATTGGTGCAACAGCACCATTAGGAGCGGCAGCAGCAGAAAATTTGATTGCCAATCAACGTGCCGTATGTGATATGAATTTTGTCATTGACTATTTTCGCTGTAGTGCAGATACTCGTCTGCTATTCGGCGGACGGGTAGATTATGCTAATCGTACTCCTTCCGATTTGGCAGGCTGCATTCGCCAGCGTATGGAAAAGGTGTTTCCACAATTAATTGGAGAAAAATTGGATTACGTGTGGGGAGGAGCTGTTGCCATTACCATTAATCGTTTTCCCGATATCGGGCGACAAGGCAACAATGTTTATTATGCGCAAGGTTTTTCAGGGCATGGTGTGGCATTGTCGGGGTTTGCTGGGAAAATTCTAGCTGACGCTATTGTGGGGGATACGGAAAAGTTGGACGTGTTCAGCCGCATTCGTCACCGGCCCTTTCCCGGAGGCAACACATTTCGCACGCCATTGCTAGTTTTGGCTATGCTGTACTATCAGTTGCGCGATTTGTTTGGATGA
- a CDS encoding FAD-dependent monooxygenase, giving the protein MNGMLIVGGGPVGMTLALARPQTAMLLSLPAQKSSRVYALGGKASAFLQRIGALPIGNPVRRFLLTADNEQINIHASAVGVDVLCHIVRESALLECLQARILDEKVNCRTLSKDSRIIDYQVSLETGRLFLSDGGHYETELLIAADGARSAVATAASVGAAVHSFEQRALTMVLRAPLDDDCAAQWFSQRNVLALLPLGGGLFSLVWSLSELQVHTLLAKGSKAVVAAAAAHINMPLEAVDATMFSFPLFSMRRAVRVTQRLAFVGNAARVIHPLAGQGLNLGLLDAELLWQCLDKNKNVAEALAVYAEGNWQGGWWNLLTASFNESRWLPAVALKMGKQKFLRQLAVAISNS; this is encoded by the coding sequence ATGAACGGTATGCTTATTGTCGGTGGTGGGCCAGTGGGCATGACACTAGCGTTGGCGCGTCCTCAAACTGCAATGTTATTGTCCTTGCCGGCACAAAAATCTAGCAGAGTTTATGCTTTGGGAGGTAAAGCATCCGCTTTTTTGCAACGGATAGGCGCACTTCCTATAGGCAATCCAGTTCGGCGCTTTTTGCTAACAGCAGATAATGAACAAATAAATATTCATGCTTCTGCAGTTGGTGTAGATGTGCTGTGCCATATTGTAAGAGAATCGGCGTTGTTGGAATGCCTGCAAGCGCGGATATTAGATGAAAAGGTGAACTGTCGCACGCTGTCTAAGGATTCTCGTATTATTGATTATCAAGTTTCTTTAGAAACTGGACGATTATTCTTGAGTGATGGCGGGCATTATGAGACGGAACTGCTTATTGCCGCCGACGGTGCTCGCTCGGCAGTAGCTACTGCTGCATCAGTCGGTGCGGCGGTACACTCTTTTGAGCAGCGCGCGTTGACCATGGTATTACGTGCGCCTTTGGATGATGATTGTGCAGCGCAATGGTTTTCTCAGCGTAATGTGCTAGCGTTATTACCACTGGGTGGTGGCTTGTTTTCACTGGTATGGTCATTGTCAGAACTTCAAGTACACACGCTGCTGGCCAAAGGCAGCAAAGCGGTAGTGGCAGCGGCGGCGGCACACATTAATATGCCTTTGGAAGCGGTAGATGCGACAATGTTTTCTTTCCCGTTGTTTTCGATGCGTCGTGCTGTGCGTGTGACTCAACGGTTGGCATTTGTCGGCAATGCCGCGCGTGTTATTCACCCATTGGCGGGGCAAGGATTAAATTTGGGATTGTTGGATGCCGAATTGTTATGGCAATGCTTAGATAAAAATAAAAATGTTGCCGAAGCGTTGGCGGTGTACGCTGAAGGTAATTGGCAAGGAGGATGGTGGAATCTGCTCACCGCATCTTTTAATGAATCAAGATGGTTGCCAGCGGTAGCTTTGAAAATGGGTAAACAAAAATTTTTGAGACAGTTGGCCGTAGCGATTTCAAATAGTTAA
- a CDS encoding tetratricopeptide repeat protein, with amino-acid sequence MVEEKVSSDKDKRADLSHLARTVQPDIPEVKARVDFIALIENFVQSIKDKIQKSKIKTIATSLPSLNKISKNKTITIASGVILLLAVIILPNIQSLIQRSDAFSTFDKGDYATALGQFQKYLADNSDDTEALFYAARAAIKTGNHGYAVSAMEKITQTQDYSTNPDFLFNYALLVAPSNKALEALNTLIVMNPGHAGGRLLRGIMLAEQGEVRQAREDFLQADDVLRSDPDTDVAAIYAVHKRVEANLKFKRDYGTPSPDIDTVLRWRLKNAFGVAIGADFYINAYESLRDSNVTEKLTPSNIIAVHYTRLLLEEEDFNEAQVEISQFSESTLKNSPAAASLVGLRLALIGKTEEAAIAFQSLTKTFPKSATGFINAANSIFSSQPTIAGAISALALLDQAINLEHDNAIARSNRAALHMMLGNWGRALADVKTIANITADQTHLLKLLLEIKNGQEDISSLAQAVPEHDLSKRNALAAHSIANGDYDTAIYLLQPTEQDLANNFDSLLHYVDLLYDTGLYMRARNVLQEAQKRTHKDGRVDYQLGLVALAVGDINGAKEHLNTLSEQESYLLQSSVLEALILHQEKNKIGALAAFEQGITATENSSNQAEAAMRAAPVLFDTNTTLLRELLSAADSLPPAGRAMLAQLQTENDPAAAYLLAKKAASESLLYDTQYHAGLAMVALGNPAEALSMLQAATVWKPADVNLLEIVATLQDSQNLHELAAKTTAAIDNIRHALKGEKMSVESYRVLSPPDAKLSQSIAAALQNDSNSSTVIAGFQQLLAATKTNEQKALLHFQRGTFFLALRKYADSVADIKQALALKVENENDALFYLAKNFMFLNKYEQAFAIYQQLAETFPKTPLYRRLAGDALVSNEDIDAAITYLQETIAFFPLDIPSYISLADAHSRAKDTSSSIAVLRQAARATPLYAPIYKALYKKQTAFDMLAAKENNAVLAQLIDGS; translated from the coding sequence ATGGTTGAAGAAAAAGTATCATCTGACAAAGACAAACGCGCAGATTTGAGTCATTTGGCGCGTACAGTTCAACCAGATATTCCGGAAGTTAAAGCTCGCGTTGATTTTATTGCGCTAATTGAGAATTTTGTTCAATCTATTAAAGACAAAATACAAAAAAGCAAAATAAAAACAATAGCGACGTCGCTCCCTTCACTAAACAAAATAAGCAAAAACAAAACAATTACCATTGCCAGCGGTGTTATATTGCTATTGGCGGTCATTATATTACCTAATATTCAATCGCTTATTCAACGCAGCGACGCCTTCAGCACTTTTGACAAAGGAGATTACGCTACCGCGCTTGGGCAATTTCAAAAGTATCTTGCCGATAACTCGGACGACACCGAAGCTTTATTTTACGCAGCGCGGGCTGCTATAAAAACTGGCAACCATGGCTATGCCGTTTCGGCAATGGAGAAAATTACTCAAACTCAGGATTACTCAACCAATCCGGACTTTCTCTTTAATTACGCATTGCTCGTAGCACCTTCTAACAAAGCACTGGAAGCGCTAAATACACTGATTGTAATGAATCCGGGACATGCTGGCGGGCGGTTATTGCGTGGGATTATGCTAGCTGAACAAGGTGAAGTTCGACAAGCTCGTGAAGATTTCTTACAGGCTGACGATGTCTTGCGTAGCGATCCTGACACTGACGTTGCTGCCATTTATGCTGTACATAAGCGTGTTGAGGCTAATCTCAAATTTAAGCGTGATTACGGCACCCCTTCGCCCGATATAGATACCGTGTTGCGCTGGCGATTGAAAAATGCTTTTGGGGTCGCCATAGGTGCTGATTTTTATATTAATGCTTACGAGTCGTTGCGAGATAGTAATGTTACCGAAAAATTAACGCCCAGCAATATTATTGCCGTACACTACACGCGACTACTTCTTGAAGAAGAAGATTTTAATGAAGCACAGGTAGAAATATCGCAGTTTTCAGAAAGCACATTAAAAAATTCTCCCGCTGCGGCCAGTTTGGTCGGATTGCGCTTAGCGTTGATAGGAAAAACTGAGGAAGCAGCGATAGCATTTCAATCTTTAACGAAGACGTTTCCCAAATCAGCAACGGGATTTATCAATGCCGCCAACAGCATTTTTAGCTCACAACCCACGATTGCGGGCGCAATAAGCGCACTAGCGCTGTTAGACCAAGCGATTAATCTAGAGCATGACAACGCCATCGCCCGTAGTAATCGCGCCGCATTACACATGATGCTTGGCAATTGGGGTCGCGCTCTAGCGGATGTGAAAACAATTGCCAACATTACTGCAGACCAAACACATTTGCTAAAACTACTGTTAGAAATAAAAAATGGCCAAGAAGACATTTCTTCTCTGGCGCAGGCAGTGCCCGAACACGACCTCAGCAAACGTAACGCGCTTGCCGCTCATAGTATTGCCAATGGCGATTACGACACCGCTATATACTTGTTACAACCAACAGAGCAAGACCTCGCAAACAATTTTGACTCGCTGTTGCACTATGTTGATTTGCTATATGATACTGGACTTTACATGCGCGCGCGCAATGTATTACAAGAAGCTCAAAAACGCACACATAAAGACGGGCGAGTTGACTATCAACTAGGTTTGGTAGCGCTGGCAGTTGGCGATATTAATGGCGCTAAAGAACATCTCAACACACTGTCAGAGCAAGAAAGTTACTTACTACAATCCAGCGTTCTAGAAGCACTTATCCTCCATCAAGAAAAGAACAAAATTGGGGCATTAGCGGCATTTGAACAAGGCATTACTGCTACTGAAAATTCATCAAATCAAGCTGAAGCAGCGATGCGCGCAGCTCCGGTGCTATTTGACACAAATACGACTCTATTGCGTGAATTACTATCTGCCGCTGATTCGTTGCCGCCCGCCGGGCGCGCCATGCTAGCACAGCTACAAACAGAAAATGATCCTGCAGCCGCATACTTGCTAGCCAAAAAAGCAGCATCCGAATCGCTGCTGTATGACACACAATATCACGCTGGCTTGGCCATGGTAGCTTTGGGTAATCCTGCTGAAGCTTTGTCCATGTTACAAGCCGCCACCGTTTGGAAACCAGCGGATGTTAATTTACTAGAAATCGTTGCCACACTTCAGGACTCGCAAAATTTGCATGAATTAGCCGCAAAAACCACCGCCGCTATTGATAACATCCGTCATGCACTTAAGGGTGAAAAAATGTCCGTTGAATCTTATCGTGTACTGTCCCCACCTGATGCGAAATTGTCTCAATCCATTGCTGCCGCACTACAAAACGATAGTAACTCCAGCACAGTAATAGCCGGGTTCCAGCAACTATTGGCCGCAACGAAAACAAATGAACAAAAGGCATTATTGCATTTTCAGCGCGGCACTTTTTTTCTGGCGCTACGGAAATATGCCGACAGCGTCGCTGATATTAAACAAGCCCTTGCCCTAAAAGTGGAAAATGAAAATGATGCGCTTTTTTATCTAGCTAAGAATTTTATGTTTCTAAATAAATACGAACAGGCGTTTGCTATCTATCAGCAATTAGCGGAAACATTCCCTAAAACACCACTATACCGCCGCTTAGCCGGTGATGCCTTAGTCAGCAACGAAGATATTGATGCGGCTATTACTTACTTGCAGGAAACCATCGCATTTTTTCCTCTTGACATCCCCTCTTATATTTCACTTGCTGACGCTCATTCCAGAGCAAAAGATACCTCAAGTAGCATTGCGGTATTGCGCCAGGCTGCGCGCGCTACGCCGCTGTACGCACCCATTTACAAAGCATTATACAAAAAACAAACCGCCTTTGATATGTTAGCTGCAAAGGAAAATAATGCAGTGTTGGCCCAACTAATTGACGGGAGTTAA
- a CDS encoding FMN-binding protein: MALKHAGALAVSLALALATLSGLHALWEDTIHNNRLNYEQELVNEALQNTPYDNDIISTRQSILVVFPTATINVVWKAVYKNQLTAVVVKAVAQGYGGDIIFIIAYNLRGERLGARIVQHRETPGIGDFLHSRGGALRAIDGVSSATITSNAVADAAADIADWVRDNTVMLFN, translated from the coding sequence ATGGCGCTGAAACACGCAGGAGCATTGGCAGTGTCGTTAGCGTTAGCATTAGCCACATTGTCGGGACTTCATGCTTTATGGGAAGATACCATTCATAACAATCGGTTAAATTATGAACAAGAATTAGTGAATGAGGCACTGCAGAACACGCCGTATGATAATGATATTATTTCGACTAGACAATCCATTCTCGTTGTTTTCCCGACGGCAACTATTAATGTCGTGTGGAAAGCCGTTTATAAAAATCAATTGACGGCAGTGGTTGTCAAAGCTGTAGCACAGGGATACGGCGGTGATATTATTTTTATTATTGCTTATAATTTGCGAGGTGAGAGACTTGGTGCTCGTATCGTCCAACATCGTGAAACTCCAGGTATTGGTGATTTTTTACATTCACGTGGTGGAGCTTTGCGTGCTATTGACGGTGTTAGTAGTGCGACTATTACTTCAAACGCTGTGGCTGATGCAGCAGCCGATATTGCAGATTGGGTGCGCGATAATACCGTCATGCTTTTTAACTAA
- a CDS encoding proline/glycine betaine ABC transporter permease produces MAEKNNVFFDFPEMDVELLRSIKKSIDASYKNFSREYGEGIESFFDPLLQFLVFFEKLLIATPWPILIIVFCVLAYLGSHSKKVVVGVILSFFAIGYFGMWDNTMRTISIIVVCTFMAVSLGIPIGIAMARSDRAQSAITPVLDIMQTMPSFVYLIPIVMLLGIGKVPGVIAVIIYAIPPVIRLTNLGIRLVDKEVLEAADAFGANTWQKLTRVQFPLALPTIFAGINQTIMMALAMVVIASMIGVKGLGQPVLKAITNQYFTLGVFNGLAIVALAIIFDRVSQSYGKRIQKHLYGAVNG; encoded by the coding sequence ATGGCTGAAAAAAACAACGTTTTTTTTGATTTTCCAGAAATGGATGTTGAGCTATTACGCTCAATAAAAAAAAGTATTGATGCCAGTTATAAAAATTTCTCTCGCGAGTATGGTGAGGGAATTGAATCTTTTTTTGATCCTTTATTGCAGTTTTTGGTTTTTTTTGAAAAACTGCTAATTGCCACTCCTTGGCCAATATTGATTATCGTTTTCTGTGTATTAGCCTATTTAGGAAGCCACAGTAAGAAAGTAGTAGTCGGAGTTATTTTATCTTTTTTCGCTATCGGCTATTTTGGCATGTGGGACAATACCATGCGCACCATCAGCATCATTGTCGTATGCACATTCATGGCTGTTTCTTTGGGCATCCCGATTGGTATTGCGATGGCTCGATCCGACCGGGCTCAATCCGCTATTACGCCCGTTCTAGATATTATGCAAACGATGCCCTCTTTTGTCTATCTCATCCCCATTGTCATGCTATTAGGCATCGGCAAAGTTCCGGGAGTTATTGCCGTGATAATTTACGCTATTCCGCCAGTAATTCGATTAACCAATCTCGGAATCCGCTTAGTAGACAAAGAAGTACTAGAGGCCGCGGATGCTTTCGGCGCCAACACCTGGCAGAAACTAACTCGAGTGCAATTCCCATTAGCACTACCAACTATTTTTGCTGGCATTAACCAGACTATTATGATGGCACTAGCCATGGTGGTCATTGCATCCATGATCGGTGTAAAAGGGTTGGGACAACCAGTGCTCAAAGCAATTACCAACCAGTATTTTACCTTGGGTGTTTTTAATGGTCTTGCCATCGTAGCACTTGCGATTATTTTTGACCGCGTTTCCCAATCCTATGGCAAGCGTATTCAAAAACATTTGTATGGGGCCGTTAATGGCTGA
- the glcF gene encoding glycolate oxidase subunit GlcF: MQSNISPDFIDEKAAGQARDIIRSCVHCGMCCAVCPTYALDGDERDSPRGRIYLINEMLAQGAPSAITLKHLDRCLTCRACETACPSGVRYGELLDIGRHAAEPARTQASVWLRRLVGTVLSNPRLLNMMAAIATMGRFALPTSWRAHFERRRLPHPVRHSRNVIMLAGCAESALSAQTHAALVDVLGAIGIGVINPPNTGCCGALRFHLNQQEAAQADMRRNVAAWATLLRSGEAEAVIMTASGCDVMVREYAHQLNTPEAALVTKKTLNIIELLEQEWPVLQTKLYPPTNKKIAYHSPCTMQNALDLGGRVEALLSAAGYDITLPTNKTQCCGSAGTYSLLQPSRAKRLRADKIRNLTACDGQRTVTANIGCQLFLTSGGLPTMHWLELLAELIVVNLTKTCKKNAPSASIKVCD; encoded by the coding sequence GTGCAAAGTAATATTTCACCCGATTTTATTGATGAGAAAGCCGCCGGACAAGCACGCGATATTATTCGCAGCTGCGTACACTGCGGCATGTGCTGTGCGGTTTGCCCCACATATGCTCTAGACGGCGATGAGCGCGACAGCCCACGCGGACGAATTTACCTCATCAACGAAATGCTAGCACAAGGGGCACCGTCGGCAATAACACTAAAACATTTAGACCGTTGCCTAACTTGCCGTGCGTGCGAAACCGCCTGCCCATCCGGTGTGCGTTATGGTGAATTACTCGACATTGGCCGTCACGCTGCCGAACCCGCACGAACTCAAGCATCCGTATGGCTACGACGGTTAGTCGGTACCGTTTTGAGCAATCCTCGCCTGCTAAACATGATGGCTGCAATAGCAACAATGGGACGATTTGCGTTGCCCACTAGCTGGCGCGCCCACTTTGAACGCCGCCGCCTGCCACACCCAGTGCGACATTCACGCAACGTCATCATGCTCGCCGGCTGTGCCGAAAGTGCCTTGTCTGCGCAAACTCACGCCGCGCTAGTGGACGTGCTTGGCGCCATCGGTATTGGCGTAATCAATCCACCAAATACTGGTTGCTGTGGTGCCTTGCGATTTCATCTAAATCAGCAAGAAGCAGCACAAGCGGACATGCGCCGCAACGTAGCAGCTTGGGCAACACTGTTGCGTTCAGGAGAAGCAGAAGCGGTAATCATGACCGCCAGCGGCTGCGATGTTATGGTACGAGAATACGCACATCAACTCAATACTCCTGAAGCAGCACTGGTAACTAAAAAAACACTCAATATTATTGAACTACTGGAACAAGAATGGCCCGTATTGCAAACAAAACTATACCCACCAACAAATAAAAAAATCGCTTATCATTCACCATGCACCATGCAAAATGCCCTAGATTTGGGCGGACGCGTGGAAGCATTATTAAGCGCCGCAGGCTACGACATTACGCTACCGACAAATAAAACCCAGTGCTGCGGCTCTGCCGGCACTTACTCTTTACTACAGCCAAGCCGAGCAAAGCGGCTGCGCGCAGATAAAATACGCAACTTGACCGCCTGCGATGGTCAACGTACGGTTACGGCCAATATCGGCTGTCAGCTTTTTTTGACTAGCGGCGGCTTACCGACAATGCACTGGCTGGAATTACTAGCTGAACTAATTGTTGTAAATTTAACCAAAACATGCAAAAAGAACGCCCCTAGTGCATCAATCAAAGTGTGTGATTAA
- a CDS encoding RnfABCDGE type electron transport complex subunit D, producing the protein MKTAALMRTVIAALLPVVVAAIYERGAGALLQVVLAIGGCLLFETLCLVWRRQPVTATLVDGTAIVAGIIIGLSLPPLTPWYVSIAASAFAMVLAKHCYGGLGNNPFNPAMAGYALALVSFPADFDGWATASVLNVVFGGADAISSPTPLTARQMGVAVPVITIIFPLSCIIGGAILFLRRAADWRLTSAFLLGVVLVGGADTLLAGGTLLAAFFVITDPATAAVTVRGKWLYGLTAGALVVWLRADGQHTDGIAFAILICNMLAPLMDRIVRWR; encoded by the coding sequence ATGAAAACGGCAGCGCTTATGCGGACAGTTATTGCCGCGCTTCTGCCGGTTGTGGTGGCAGCTATATATGAACGCGGAGCTGGTGCATTGTTGCAGGTAGTGCTGGCGATTGGTGGTTGTTTGCTGTTTGAAACACTGTGTCTCGTTTGGCGGCGACAGCCGGTAACAGCAACCTTAGTGGACGGTACTGCTATTGTGGCAGGAATAATTATAGGTCTTTCATTGCCGCCACTGACGCCTTGGTATGTGTCGATTGCGGCAAGCGCGTTTGCTATGGTGCTGGCTAAACATTGCTACGGTGGGTTGGGCAATAATCCTTTCAATCCTGCTATGGCTGGTTATGCTTTAGCACTGGTGTCTTTTCCGGCAGACTTTGATGGCTGGGCAACGGCGTCGGTACTAAATGTTGTTTTTGGTGGTGCTGATGCCATTAGTAGTCCTACTCCGCTTACCGCCAGACAAATGGGTGTGGCAGTACCTGTAATAACGATTATTTTTCCACTATCGTGCATTATCGGAGGGGCTATTTTATTTCTGAGGCGAGCGGCAGATTGGCGGCTGACATCAGCTTTTTTACTGGGAGTGGTGCTGGTGGGCGGTGCAGATACGCTATTGGCGGGTGGTACGCTGCTGGCTGCATTTTTTGTGATTACTGACCCAGCTACTGCTGCTGTTACCGTACGTGGCAAGTGGTTATATGGATTAACGGCAGGTGCATTAGTTGTATGGCTACGCGCCGATGGACAGCATACCGATGGCATTGCTTTTGCCATTCTTATTTGTAACATGCTGGCACCACTTATGGATAGAATAGTGCGATGGCGCTGA
- a CDS encoding ABC transporter substrate-binding protein codes for MKFLIGYINKIFLATILMVATFSVLPASAACGKIVIADMNWASATFMAHMDKMILESGLGCEVELVPGDTMPTGTSMAEKGEPDVAPELWVNALKEALDKSVSEGRLEYAGRSLLEGGEEGFWVPRYMVDKNPELATISGIKRNAKLFPNPEDKSQGLLMGCPAGWNCQITTGNLYNAFDLEEAGFVLGDPGSSAGLDGSLAKAYERGEPWFGYYWAPTAFLGKFDMVKVDFEVSHDKEEWDKCTTILDCPAPKPNAWSLSEVFTVTTTELKGKSPEAYAYLANRGFKNDFMNKFLKWMDDNQATGEEAAEHFLKNNEDIWSKWVSAKVATNIKAAL; via the coding sequence ATGAAATTCCTTATTGGTTACATAAATAAAATCTTTTTAGCAACTATCCTTATGGTTGCCACATTTTCGGTGTTACCCGCAAGCGCAGCTTGTGGAAAAATCGTAATTGCCGACATGAACTGGGCGTCCGCAACTTTTATGGCGCACATGGATAAAATGATTTTAGAATCCGGATTAGGCTGTGAAGTGGAACTGGTCCCCGGCGACACAATGCCCACAGGCACCTCCATGGCAGAAAAAGGTGAGCCTGATGTAGCTCCAGAACTCTGGGTAAACGCCCTCAAAGAAGCGCTGGACAAATCAGTATCTGAAGGACGATTGGAATATGCCGGACGTTCGTTGCTAGAAGGTGGTGAAGAAGGTTTTTGGGTACCTCGCTATATGGTAGACAAAAATCCCGAATTGGCCACCATTTCTGGAATTAAAAGAAACGCTAAACTGTTCCCCAATCCCGAAGACAAGTCACAAGGTCTATTAATGGGTTGCCCCGCTGGTTGGAATTGCCAGATTACGACTGGTAATTTATACAATGCTTTTGATCTAGAAGAAGCAGGATTTGTTCTCGGAGATCCGGGGTCCTCAGCAGGATTGGACGGCTCACTAGCCAAAGCCTATGAGCGCGGTGAACCTTGGTTTGGATACTACTGGGCACCAACAGCTTTTCTTGGTAAATTCGACATGGTCAAAGTAGATTTTGAAGTATCACATGACAAAGAGGAATGGGACAAATGCACGACAATCCTTGATTGCCCTGCCCCCAAACCAAACGCGTGGTCACTTTCCGAAGTATTCACCGTTACCACTACCGAATTAAAAGGAAAATCCCCAGAAGCTTATGCTTATCTTGCCAACCGCGGCTTTAAAAATGATTTCATGAACAAATTTTTGAAATGGATGGATGATAATCAAGCAACAGGCGAAGAAGCAGCCGAACATTTTCTAAAAAATAATGAAGATATTTGGTCCAAGTGGGTATCTGCTAAAGTTGCCACCAATATTAAAGCAGCTCTTTAA
- a CDS encoding ATP-binding cassette domain-containing protein, translated as MADIKIAIKSLYKIFGASPEKMVKLVKKDLSKEDLLEKNNHVLGLNNINLNIYERTIHVVMGLSGSGKSTLIRHINRLINPTAGSLIIGDVDILSLDKKQLLKFRRSETAMVFQKFALLPHKTIIENVSFGLQIQGVSISDSHKKAQIWIDRVGLSGFEKHYPQQLSGGMQQRVGLARALCNDAGILLMDEAFSALDPLIRKDMQDMLLQLQSELHKTIVFITHDLDEALRLGDCISILKDGNLVQNDKPEDIIVRPADKYVADFVKDVNRLKVLRAKTIMTNLSNAEESSTSAQRPYRAHEDTNIELFLPHLLSGEYDSVEVVDNDGNIRGHITGKNISLYLSANK; from the coding sequence ATGGCTGATATTAAAATCGCCATTAAGTCGCTATATAAAATTTTTGGCGCGTCTCCGGAAAAAATGGTTAAACTTGTCAAAAAAGACCTCAGCAAAGAAGATTTACTAGAAAAAAATAATCATGTGCTGGGGTTAAATAATATTAACTTGAACATATATGAGCGAACCATTCATGTCGTAATGGGACTATCCGGATCTGGAAAATCAACGTTAATTCGTCATATCAATCGCCTCATAAACCCTACTGCTGGCAGTTTGATAATAGGTGATGTTGATATACTCTCACTAGATAAAAAACAATTACTGAAATTTCGCCGTAGTGAAACAGCAATGGTTTTTCAAAAATTCGCTCTGTTACCGCACAAAACTATTATTGAAAACGTATCTTTTGGCTTGCAAATTCAAGGCGTCAGCATCTCCGATTCTCATAAAAAAGCCCAAATTTGGATTGACCGCGTCGGTCTGTCCGGCTTTGAAAAACATTATCCACAACAACTATCCGGCGGAATGCAACAACGGGTAGGATTGGCTCGCGCACTGTGCAATGACGCCGGCATACTACTCATGGACGAAGCTTTCAGCGCTCTTGACCCACTGATTCGCAAAGACATGCAAGACATGTTATTGCAATTACAGTCTGAACTTCATAAAACAATCGTCTTTATTACCCACGACTTAGACGAAGCATTGCGATTAGGTGATTGCATCAGCATTCTCAAGGATGGTAATTTAGTCCAAAATGACAAACCTGAAGACATCATCGTCCGCCCAGCGGATAAATATGTTGCCGATTTTGTCAAAGACGTCAATCGTCTCAAAGTATTGCGCGCCAAAACTATTATGACTAACCTTAGCAACGCAGAAGAATCTAGCACTTCTGCGCAGCGCCCCTATAGGGCGCATGAAGACACTAATATTGAATTATTCTTACCTCACTTGCTGAGTGGAGAATATGACAGTGTTGAAGTCGTAGATAACGACGGCAATATCCGCGGTCACATCACAGGAAAAAATATCTCCCTATATTTAAGCGCTAACAAATAA